In Crassostrea angulata isolate pt1a10 chromosome 4, ASM2561291v2, whole genome shotgun sequence, one genomic interval encodes:
- the LOC128180594 gene encoding protein SSUH2 homolog isoform X2, with product MASVGHESDEDQVDESEPVVCEDLNAEGSDVKPKLDFATVPGYNNVRLDQSLLPPPPTDYIPPKDQKQPDFMSAPVISEDTARQALLEHVAQQCCWGKGAAEKMTIKELQSSTSYHYILETYTEERSTKWDFDPFHGQPVDGPQNGPAPGPWDIAATFREVFKNETQHHEVPHTAYVKDCHKCSAKGHVRCGRCHGRGRVKCGSCRGTGRKRVYRKGKHEVKRCFSCSGRGKKRCTRCGGDGRVTCPVCKGHCRLRWFIRLIIKWVNNIGEHIVEKTDLPDELISQAAGSLGFQDTQPRVMPIARFPQAEINEASHRLLNGHQFPQRRIHMQRHVIRMVPVTQCFCEHKGKTLSYFVYGLESKVYSPEYPDQCCWGCTIL from the exons ATGGCGAGTGTGgg acATGAAAGTGACGAGGATCAGGTAGACGAGAGCGAACCAG TTGTCTGCGAAGATTTGAATGCCGAAGGAAGTGACGTTAAACCTAAACTTGATTTCGCCACAGTTCCCGGATATAACAATGTTCGATTGGACCAGT CATTGCTTCCGCCTCCCCCTACGGACTACATTCCTCCGAAAGACCAGAAACAGCCGGATTTTATGAG CGCTCCAGTGATATCTGAGGACACTGCCAGACAAGCTCTATTGGAACACGTGGCTCAACAATGTTGCTGGGGGAAAGGTGCTGCCGAAAAAATGACCATCAAGGAGCTTCAGTCCTCCACGTCGTATCAC TATATTCTGGAGACATATACAGAAGAAAGGAGTACTAAATGGGATTTTGATCCGTTTCATG GTCAGCCGGTAGATGGCCCACAGAATGGACCTGCTCCCGGTCCCTGGGATATTGCGGCAACGTTTAGAGAGGTTTTCAAGAACGAAACACAGCATCACGAAGTACCCCATACTGCTTACGTAAAG GACTGTCATAAATGCAGCGCCAAAGGTCACGTGAGATGCGGAAGATGTCACGGAAGAGGAAGG GTTAAATGTGGATCATGTCGTGGTACCGGCCGGAAGCGAGTCTACCGGAAGGGCAAGCATGAAGTCAAGCGGTGTTTTAGTTGTTCCGGAAGGGGTAAAAAGAG ATGTACAAGATGCGGCGGGGACGGTCGTGTCACGTGCCCTGTATGCAAGGGACACTGCCGGCTAAGATGGTTTATAAGACTTATCATCAAGTG GGTCAACAACATTGGTGAGCACATCGTGGAAAAGACGGATCTCCCGGACGAGCTGATCTCGCAGGCCGCGGGTTCCCTTGGATTCCAGGATACCCAGCCTCGG GTGATGCCGATCGCTAGATTTCCACAGGCAGAAATTAACGAGGCCTCCCATAGACTCCTGAACGGTCATCAGTTTCCACAGCGAAGAATTCACATGCAG CGTCACGTGATACGCATGGTGCCGGTGACGCAGTGTTTCTGTGAGCACAAAGGGAAGACTTTGTCCTACTTTGTCTACGGATTGGAGAGTAAGGTCTACTCCCCCGAATACCCGGATCAGTGCTGTTGGGGATGCACCATCTTGTAA
- the LOC128180594 gene encoding protein SSUH2 homolog isoform X1, producing the protein MTSTGMASIGHESDEDQVDESEPVVCEDLNAEGSDVKPKLDFATVPGYNNVRLDQSLLPPPPTDYIPPKDQKQPDFMSAPVISEDTARQALLEHVAQQCCWGKGAAEKMTIKELQSSTSYHYILETYTEERSTKWDFDPFHGQPVDGPQNGPAPGPWDIAATFREVFKNETQHHEVPHTAYVKDCHKCSAKGHVRCGRCHGRGRVKCGSCRGTGRKRVYRKGKHEVKRCFSCSGRGKKRCTRCGGDGRVTCPVCKGHCRLRWFIRLIIKWVNNIGEHIVEKTDLPDELISQAAGSLGFQDTQPRVMPIARFPQAEINEASHRLLNGHQFPQRRIHMQRHVIRMVPVTQCFCEHKGKTLSYFVYGLESKVYSPEYPDQCCWGCTIL; encoded by the exons ATGACATCTACAGGGATGGCATCTATTGg acATGAAAGTGACGAGGATCAGGTAGACGAGAGCGAACCAG TTGTCTGCGAAGATTTGAATGCCGAAGGAAGTGACGTTAAACCTAAACTTGATTTCGCCACAGTTCCCGGATATAACAATGTTCGATTGGACCAGT CATTGCTTCCGCCTCCCCCTACGGACTACATTCCTCCGAAAGACCAGAAACAGCCGGATTTTATGAG CGCTCCAGTGATATCTGAGGACACTGCCAGACAAGCTCTATTGGAACACGTGGCTCAACAATGTTGCTGGGGGAAAGGTGCTGCCGAAAAAATGACCATCAAGGAGCTTCAGTCCTCCACGTCGTATCAC TATATTCTGGAGACATATACAGAAGAAAGGAGTACTAAATGGGATTTTGATCCGTTTCATG GTCAGCCGGTAGATGGCCCACAGAATGGACCTGCTCCCGGTCCCTGGGATATTGCGGCAACGTTTAGAGAGGTTTTCAAGAACGAAACACAGCATCACGAAGTACCCCATACTGCTTACGTAAAG GACTGTCATAAATGCAGCGCCAAAGGTCACGTGAGATGCGGAAGATGTCACGGAAGAGGAAGG GTTAAATGTGGATCATGTCGTGGTACCGGCCGGAAGCGAGTCTACCGGAAGGGCAAGCATGAAGTCAAGCGGTGTTTTAGTTGTTCCGGAAGGGGTAAAAAGAG ATGTACAAGATGCGGCGGGGACGGTCGTGTCACGTGCCCTGTATGCAAGGGACACTGCCGGCTAAGATGGTTTATAAGACTTATCATCAAGTG GGTCAACAACATTGGTGAGCACATCGTGGAAAAGACGGATCTCCCGGACGAGCTGATCTCGCAGGCCGCGGGTTCCCTTGGATTCCAGGATACCCAGCCTCGG GTGATGCCGATCGCTAGATTTCCACAGGCAGAAATTAACGAGGCCTCCCATAGACTCCTGAACGGTCATCAGTTTCCACAGCGAAGAATTCACATGCAG CGTCACGTGATACGCATGGTGCCGGTGACGCAGTGTTTCTGTGAGCACAAAGGGAAGACTTTGTCCTACTTTGTCTACGGATTGGAGAGTAAGGTCTACTCCCCCGAATACCCGGATCAGTGCTGTTGGGGATGCACCATCTTGTAA
- the LOC128180556 gene encoding cytoplasmic protein NCK1-like: MGDEQVLVVAKYDYKAENAQELDIKKHEKLVLLDDSRDWWKVQNTRNKAGFVPSNYVKRSNSKASKLFSRVKKNLARRNKSDTKITGTSPIVSRNGDTGSDENSISSDIQAVDPQPAIVKYNYSPKRPDEMELFKGERVMVLEKSIDGWWKGRKSDNITSGWFPSNYVDLEPSEQNDCTMYSTAASLEDDSVADYSTNHHQNVIALYAFHAENAEELSFEKGERLVILSKPPDDPEWWKAVNSQGEMGLIPRNYVQTIEVEEKLDVECETNASSCTPQSQSTSSLSNASNLSVVGVTSRKQFRVSGPLAEKEWYYGKITRQECEDMLRKFAADGDFIIRDSESASGNFTVVLKAAERNKHFRVQVNEEGLYQIGQQKFANLDDLIEHYKKHPIFKQESEKLYLVKAFNLPAEF; this comes from the exons ATGGGGGATGAGCAAGTACTAGTTGTAGCAAAATATGACTACAAAGCAGAAAATGCACAAGAGCTGGACATCAAGAAACATGAAAAACTTGTTCTTCTGGATGACTCAAGAGACTGGTGGAAGGTTCAGAACACAAGAAACAAGGCTGGATTTGTTCCATCAAATTATGTCAAGAGGTCCAATTCAAAGGCATCTAAACTCTTCAGTCGTGTGAAGAAGAATTTGGCCAGAAGGAACAAAAGTGATACAAAGATAACTGGAACCAGTCCAATTGTGAGTCGTAATGGAGACACAGGAAGTGACGAAAATAGCATTAGTAGTGACATCCAAGCTGTCGACCCGCAACCAGCAATTGTGAAATATAACTACTCACCAAAACGGCCAGATGAGATGGAGCTATTTAAAGGAGAGCGAGTGATGGTTTTAGAGAAATCCATAGATGGATGGTGGAAAGGTAGAAAGTCGGATAATATTACATCTGGTTGGTTTCCCTCAAACTATGTGGATCTGGAACCATCGGAACAAAATGACTGTACCATGTACTCCACCGCTGCCTCTCTGGAAGACGACTCTGTAGCAGATTACTCTACAAATCACCATCAAAATGTCATAGCTTTGTACGCTTTCCACGCCGAAAATGCAGAGGAACTCAGTTTTGAAAAGGGGGAGCGGCTAGTGATTCTCAGCAAACCTCCGGATGACCCGGAGTGGTGGAAAGCTGTGAACAGTCAGGGAGAGATGGGGTTAATCCCCAGGAACTATGTTCAGACAATCGAAGTGGAGGAAAAACTGGACGTGGAGTGCGAGACCAATGCCAGTTCCTGTACGCCTCAGTCTCAGTCCACCAGCAGTCTTTCTAACGCCTCAAATCTCAGTGTGGTGGGGGTCACTAGTAGAAAACAGTTCCGGGTGTCCGGGCCCCTGGCTGAGAAAGAGTGGTATTATGGAAAAATTACACGGCAGGAGTGTGAGGACATGTTGAGGAAGTTCGCTGCTGATGGGGATTTTATCATTCGAGATAGCGAGTCGGCA aGTGGCAATTTTACAGTAGTGCTGAAGGCAGCGGAGAGAAACAAACATTTCCGTGTACAGGTGAACGAAGAAGGATTGTATCAGATAGGCCAACAGAAGTTCGCCAACCTGGATGATCTAATCGAACATTACAAGAAACACCCTATATTTAAGCAGGAGAGTGAGAAACTCTATTTAGTGAAAGCTTTCAACCTGCCTGCTGAATTTTGA
- the LOC128181187 gene encoding X-ray radiation resistance-associated protein 1-like: MATTFPWVKFADPGESDAFAANCFPVRGLLQSADDGGGAWLVSQKAEQRRRFKAVLCAKPRTYSRIKEERKKAEREGTQITMPVQSLAEGEIEEEEEAPALDGFFLMKHCCVEDPSDLCSVNIAGQEMSEVKEDDLALFDSVAYVNAAENYLPFEAFRGFPILRELEMPINGLRGVKIQNGDYPYLEMLDMSYNNLSQDDLLTLGTLPNLKILHLTGNNFHTIPMDFALPYVDRETKSRIVRYSKLEILMLDDNRLSDVAVFAALAGLKRLKHLNLEKNDIYYVPQLKSVEGTMIINDDEKSTRRLQKSARLSARRFARGQKSQKPQDPPPEKMEKQDPPSEKVKSQQAIEPEPKQEESPKEPNPSESTELFASFTDVGAEFGDLSDAIKDIDLQESEPVDEESSQPSPVKSKSNNMKDKAAPKEPPAHLASGLPPFPELAYLNLAHNRIAEEEALLAVAAWPMLVELVIHNNPLTSDHSGDPPLLKRFLTARLGIKLVRKVEQPKSKPQVVVPPKRKRKISSIVPKIPKLTLEERLMLEPAPPKEDKSRTIDGLDLHQAPLPPIPSQADEPEIIPPSPQYNKLFDTESTKSESPEITINVPTTPDLRKMGSQVEEPSTSVPPSAVYSRMQSPPEESSTVPPSAVYSRMQSPPEESSTVPPSAVYSRMQSPPEGTTSGIPESAVYSRMMSNEEQPAESADKKDEKEAAFFMTQVDEPEEEKKAAPVRTKRKEKSEKRPKRKDVPDKYKGYEILLDVDEDPDFHAPKDMQGNIKALKYALNHELVYRDSAALLHKVGKPVPPYQKWQMPPQPPRKSKQQKIDDVLESLKNRSTTEEANLSSVLKDSRKLKKFNQAPVLLSEIQSRYNAVRVSSMKEAKEAKKAMQDLQNLANNRPLSIK, encoded by the exons ATGGCGACCACATTTCCGTGGGTGAAATTTGCTGATCCAGGGGAATCCGACGCATTTGCTGCCAATTGTTTCCCCGTTAGAGGACTTCTTCAGTCTGCGGACGATG GAGGTGGAGCATGGCTTGTCTCACAGAAAGCGGAGCAGAGGCGACGCTTCAAGGCTGTTCTATGTGCCAAACCAAGGACATACTCCAGAATCAAGGAAGAGCGAAAAAAGGCAGAAAGGGAGGGCACTCAGATTACCATGCCGGTACAAAGTTTGGCTGAAGGTGAAATAGAAGAGGAGGAAGAAGCTCCTGCTCTAGATGGATTTTTTCTG ATGAAGCACTGCTGTGTGGAGGACCCATCAGATCTCTGCTCTGTCAATATCGCAGGCCAGGAGATGTCGGAGGTCAAAGAAGATGACCTTGCCTTGTTTGACAGTGTAGCATATGTCAACGCTGCTGAGAACTATTTACCTTTTG AAGCCTTCAGAGGTTTCCCAATATTGAGAGAGTTAGAAATGCCTATCAATGGTCTCAGGGGAGTCAAGATACAAAACGGCGACTATCCATATTTAGAG atGTTAGATATGTCCTATAACAACCTCTCTCAGGATGACCTTTTGACCCTCGGAACATTACCAAACCTAAAGATTCTACATCTGACCGGCAATAACTTTCACACTATTCCTATGGATTTTGCTCTTCCCTATGTGGACCGCGAGAC TAAATCCAGGATAGTGCGGTACTCAAAGTTAGAGATTCTGATGCTTGATGACAACCGTCTGTCTGATGTGGCTGTATTTGCTGCCTTAGCAGGTCTAAAAAG aCTAAAGCACCTGAATCTAGAAAAGAATGACATTTACTATGTCCCACAACTAAAGTCAGTGGAGGGAACCATGATAATTAATGACGATGAGAAGTCTACGAGACGACTACAGAAATCGGCCAGGTTGTCGGCTAGACGGTTTGCCAGGGGTCAGAAATCACAGAAACCTCAGGATCCTCCTCCAGAGAAGATGGAAAAGCAGGATCCTCCATCAGAAAAAGTCAAAAGTCAACAAGCTATTGAACCAGAGCCCAAACAAGAGGAATCTCCCAAAGAGCCCAACCCTTCTGAAAGCACTG AATTATTTGCCAGCTTTACTGATGTTGGAGCCGAGTTTGGCGATCTGTCAGACGCTATCAAAGACATTGATCTTCAAGAAAGTGAACCTGTGGATGAAGAGTCCTCTCAGCCATCTCCTGTCAAGTCCAAATCCAACAACATGAAAGACAAAGCGGCCCCAAAGGAACCTCCTGCCCATCTCGCCTCTGGTCTGCCTCCCTTCCCAGAACTAGCTTACCTGAATCTGGCTCACAACCGTATAGCTGAGGAGGAGGCTCTTTTGGCAGTAGCAGCCTGGCCGATGCTGGTTGAACTTGTCATCCATAACAACCCTCTGACATCAGATCACAGTGGGGACCCTCCATTACTGAAGCGATTCCTCACGGCCAGGCTTGGCATTAAACTTGTACGTAAGGTTGAGCAGCCCAAGTCTAAGCCCCAAGTTGTTGTGCCACCAAAGAGAAAGCGAAAG atTTCATCAATTGTTCCAAAGATCCCCAAACTGACTTTGGAAGAGCGTCTCATGCTGGAACCAGCTCCCCCCAAAGAGGATAAGAGTCGAACCATTGATGGCCTTGACCTTCATCAGGCCCCACTGCCCCCGATTCCTTCTCAGGCAGACGAACCAGAGATTATTCCTCCATCACCACAGTATAACAAATTGTTTGACACGGAGAGCACAAAATCAGAGAGTCCTGAAATAACGATTAATGTACCCACAACCCCAGACCTGAGGAAAATGGGCTCCCAGGTAGAAGAGCCATCAACCTCTGTTCCCCCGTCAGCTGTCTATAGTAGGATGCAATCTCCACCTGAAGAATCCTCCACTGTTCCCCCCTCTGCTGTCTATAGTAGGATGCAGTCACCCCCTGAGGAATCCTCCACTGTCCCACCTTCTGCGGTCTATAGTAGGATGCAGTCGCCCCCTGAAGGCACTACTTCTGGCATCCCAGAGTCGGCTGTCTACAGTAGAATGATGTCCAACGAGGAGCAACCTGCAGAGTCAGCTGACAAGAAGGATGAGAAAGAAGCTGCTTTCTTCATGACCCAG GTTGATGAACCAGAGGAGGAGAAAAAAGCAGCCCCTGTCAGGACAAAAAGGAAGGAAAAGTCTGAGAAACGACCCAAACGGAAGGATGTCCCAGACAAGTACAAGGGGTACGAAATTCTCCTGGATGTGGACGAGGACCCCGACTTCCATGCTCCTAAAG ATATGCAGGGTAACATCAAGGCCCTGAAGTATGCACTAAATCATGAACTGGTATACAGAGATTCAGCGGCTCTCCTTCACAAAGTGGGCAAACCTGTGCCTCCCTATCAaaag TGGCAAATGCCCCCTCAACCTCctcgaaaatcaaaacaacagaAAATTGATGATGTGCTTGAAAGCCTTAAGAATCGCTCAACCACGGAGGAGGCCAATCTTTCCAGTGTGCTTAAGGACAGCAGAAAACTGAAAAAGTTCAACCAGGCTCCTGTTCTCCTTAGTGAG ATCCAGTCTCGATACAATGCTGTTAGAGTTAGCTCCATGAAGGAAGCGAAAGAGGCAAAGAAAGCCATGCAGGATTTACAGAATCTGGCAAATAACAGACCTTTGtcaatcaaataa